Proteins encoded by one window of Candidatus Zixiibacteriota bacterium:
- the kdsA gene encoding 3-deoxy-8-phosphooctulonate synthase, which translates to MIQVGEITVGGDRPVIIAGPCAVESREVAFETAEKAKQLTAKYNFPFIFKSSYKKANRLSGDSFATIGDREALRILAEVREVYVVPVITDVHSVDEVVTAAEVADILQIPAFLCRQTDLVIAAARTGKPVNIKKGQFMAPEDMGEIAKKATATGNNKVMLTERGTFFGYHNLVVDFRSLIIMKELGYPVIFDSTHSLQLPSGSGIQSGGQPQFVIPFAKAAAAIGIDGLFLEIHPDPSSALCDAASMLHLDHFESYLQAVDQIISRRDANASSDS; encoded by the coding sequence GTGATACAGGTCGGTGAGATAACAGTTGGGGGCGATCGTCCAGTGATCATAGCTGGACCGTGCGCAGTCGAGTCTCGCGAAGTTGCCTTCGAAACCGCAGAGAAGGCGAAACAGCTAACCGCCAAATATAACTTTCCGTTCATCTTCAAGTCTTCATACAAAAAAGCAAATCGGCTGTCGGGAGATTCGTTTGCCACTATCGGCGATCGCGAGGCTCTGCGAATCCTTGCTGAGGTCAGGGAAGTCTACGTAGTTCCTGTGATCACGGATGTGCATTCTGTTGATGAAGTTGTCACGGCTGCTGAAGTTGCTGACATTCTCCAGATTCCCGCCTTCCTATGCAGGCAGACCGATCTTGTGATCGCCGCAGCAAGGACCGGCAAACCTGTGAATATCAAGAAGGGGCAGTTCATGGCGCCTGAAGATATGGGGGAGATAGCAAAGAAAGCCACTGCGACTGGCAACAACAAGGTAATGCTGACCGAGCGCGGGACATTTTTCGGATACCACAATCTTGTTGTCGATTTCAGATCGCTTATAATAATGAAAGAGCTTGGATACCCGGTGATTTTCGATTCGACGCATTCACTTCAGTTGCCGAGTGGTTCGGGAATCCAATCTGGCGGCCAGCCGCAGTTTGTTATTCCATTCGCCAAAGCCGCAGCCGCAATCGGGATTGACGGTCTCTTTCTCGAAATCCACCCCGATCCGTCGAGCGCGCTTTGCGATGCTGCATCGATGCTGCATCTCGACCATTTCGAATCATATCTGCAGGCTGTTGATCAGATAATTTCCCGAAGGGATGCCAATGCCTCTTCTGACTCGTGA
- a CDS encoding phenylphosphate carboxylase subunit delta, giving the protein MPLLTREKLLKKLKPVKLILLDVDGVLTDDAIYVGPDGFELKRFFVSDGLAIRLVTRLGIETGVISARHSAATVARMTELKVPYIYQELNKIGCFEDILKRSGLKPGQTAFMGNDILDIKVMQMAGVAACPADAVKEVIRASDFKAKRNGGYGAVRDFYEMAALSHGKRLVDLI; this is encoded by the coding sequence ATGCCTCTTCTGACTCGTGAGAAGCTGCTGAAGAAGCTCAAACCGGTCAAGCTGATTCTCCTCGATGTGGACGGCGTGTTGACTGATGACGCTATTTATGTCGGTCCAGACGGATTCGAGCTCAAGAGATTCTTTGTCTCTGACGGGCTCGCTATCAGACTGGTGACCAGACTCGGCATTGAGACCGGCGTGATATCAGCTCGCCACTCCGCCGCGACAGTCGCAAGAATGACAGAGTTGAAAGTCCCATACATCTATCAGGAACTGAACAAGATCGGATGTTTCGAGGATATCCTCAAGCGTTCCGGGCTTAAGCCGGGTCAGACCGCATTCATGGGGAATGACATACTCGATATTAAGGTGATGCAAATGGCCGGTGTCGCCGCATGCCCCGCGGATGCCGTGAAAGAGGTCATTCGCGCTTCTGATTTCAAAGCCAAGCGCAACGGCGGATATGGTGCTGTGCGCGATTTTTATGAGATGGCGGCTTTGTCTCATGGCAAGAGACTGGTGGATCTGATATGA
- a CDS encoding KpsF/GutQ family sugar-phosphate isomerase codes for MSRKKRAAEVIRSQAEQVARLAARLDDSFDRALDTLFECKGRVIVTGMGKSGIIARKITGTFNSTGTPSLYLHPSEGMHGDLGIVTPDDVVLVLSKSGDTDELSLLIPPFKRLGVPVIAIVGDMKSPLAEKADIVLDASVESEADEFNLVPTTSSTAALVLGDALAVVLLEMRGFSPEDFALRHPGGALGRRLLLRVSDLMHTGDDMPVVKGSTMIREAIIEITSKRLGLALVVDDSGKFAGIYTDGDLRRTVEKGNDFLTKPISKYMSRNPKTISADALVEQALSIMEKHSITSLAVLDADRHPIGVIHLHDILRRKVV; via the coding sequence ATGAGCCGGAAGAAACGCGCTGCAGAGGTCATTCGAAGTCAGGCGGAGCAGGTCGCCAGACTTGCCGCGAGGCTCGATGACAGCTTCGATCGGGCGCTGGACACTCTTTTCGAATGCAAGGGGCGCGTGATTGTTACCGGAATGGGTAAATCGGGTATCATTGCGCGGAAGATCACCGGCACATTCAACTCGACCGGCACGCCGTCGCTTTATTTGCATCCATCCGAGGGGATGCATGGCGATCTCGGCATCGTGACTCCGGATGATGTCGTGCTGGTGCTTTCGAAGTCGGGCGACACCGATGAGCTGTCGCTGTTGATTCCGCCCTTCAAGCGGCTCGGCGTTCCTGTGATCGCGATTGTAGGCGACATGAAATCGCCGCTTGCCGAGAAGGCCGATATCGTCCTCGACGCAAGCGTTGAATCTGAGGCGGACGAGTTCAATCTTGTGCCGACTACTTCGTCCACGGCCGCACTTGTTCTCGGCGATGCACTCGCGGTCGTGCTGCTCGAAATGCGCGGATTTTCGCCGGAGGATTTTGCGCTGCGCCATCCGGGAGGTGCACTCGGACGTCGATTGTTGCTGAGAGTCTCTGATCTGATGCATACCGGCGATGATATGCCGGTCGTCAAGGGATCGACGATGATTCGAGAAGCCATCATCGAGATCACGAGCAAGCGGCTCGGTCTGGCGCTGGTTGTCGATGACAGCGGCAAATTTGCGGGAATCTACACCGACGGTGACTTGCGTCGCACTGTCGAGAAGGGCAACGACTTTCTAACCAAGCCTATTTCGAAATATATGTCACGGAATCCTAAGACAATCTCCGCCGACGCACTCGTCGAGCAGGCGTTGTCGATCATGGAGAAACACAGCATCACATCGCTTGCAGTCCTCGACGCTGACAGACATCCGATCGGCGTCATCCACTTGCACGACATCCTCCGCCGCAAAGTCGTATAG
- a CDS encoding zinc-dependent metalloprotease, whose translation MAYNSGHKRGDTTMAKLSCLLLLLLLLASVSLGGDKDQVNLKDPVGLFVDGSDDTVTTAVASLACLYLKMKGYDPINLNDAWEEERKLHEKRAIRKRASKYGIESLIYLNLKPPDKSVTHHLFKWRWRSTAALKLKEKLFQMNVDADFHLDAKSKRPDYTREFNQAVLLSTELDFKVGGDLSLRQFEPAIRLVGLAIDSILSFIPDRSDSSVAPLKFVPTTAVCDRQFKQFYGEDWTREMAKQIYMANVVLIDNLGVALNVQANMLYDVPREVESIGDLLSHLQTANLTIPDGIVIFFTGYNLDIAGKMLFTLDALGMAPLVGKRTVIASTPMELEDAKPWDHLYEGLTVAHEVGHMFGAAHTDDHNSIMYPIANVIVPEFDTLNKARIDKFLPLIMGQSCFIDSLTYDQLIDSLLVAYPDTFDMVKVLNGVMYDFDQGRKLTKNTPDLDSDYFYTIASGIQLFKYDIKGAARDKFVRALDNGPGFSDLFYLTGLLYLEADSTETGCTYLDEAREAGRYVPLFSECIEADEPSDSTSEDESEVD comes from the coding sequence ATGGCATACAATTCCGGACATAAGAGAGGGGATACGACAATGGCTAAGCTCTCCTGTTTGCTGCTGCTATTGCTGTTACTTGCCTCGGTCTCACTTGGGGGAGATAAGGATCAAGTGAACCTGAAGGATCCTGTGGGACTGTTTGTGGACGGCTCGGATGATACTGTCACGACTGCGGTCGCCAGTCTGGCGTGTCTCTATCTGAAAATGAAAGGATATGATCCCATAAATCTGAATGATGCGTGGGAAGAGGAAAGAAAGCTCCATGAGAAACGGGCAATTCGCAAACGTGCGTCCAAGTACGGCATCGAGTCACTCATATATTTGAATCTCAAACCTCCCGACAAGAGCGTTACCCACCACCTGTTCAAATGGCGATGGAGATCTACGGCAGCCCTCAAGCTGAAGGAGAAGTTGTTTCAGATGAATGTGGATGCGGACTTTCACCTGGACGCGAAGTCAAAACGACCCGATTACACCCGAGAGTTCAATCAGGCGGTACTACTCTCCACAGAGCTTGATTTCAAAGTAGGGGGTGACCTCTCTCTGCGCCAGTTTGAGCCGGCGATCAGACTGGTTGGCTTAGCCATCGATTCGATCCTCAGTTTCATTCCTGATCGTTCCGATTCCAGCGTTGCGCCTTTGAAATTCGTTCCCACGACTGCTGTCTGCGACCGGCAATTCAAGCAATTCTATGGCGAGGATTGGACCAGAGAGATGGCTAAGCAGATTTACATGGCAAATGTGGTGCTGATCGATAATCTCGGAGTGGCGTTGAATGTCCAGGCGAACATGCTGTACGACGTGCCGCGTGAAGTCGAATCGATAGGCGATCTTCTGAGCCACCTCCAAACCGCAAATCTGACGATCCCGGATGGCATCGTCATTTTCTTCACTGGCTATAATCTCGACATTGCTGGAAAAATGCTCTTCACACTGGATGCTCTCGGGATGGCGCCTCTGGTCGGAAAACGGACCGTGATCGCCAGCACACCGATGGAACTGGAGGATGCAAAGCCGTGGGATCACCTCTACGAGGGACTCACGGTTGCCCACGAAGTCGGGCATATGTTCGGGGCGGCACACACAGACGATCACAATTCGATCATGTACCCGATCGCGAACGTGATAGTGCCGGAATTTGACACGCTTAACAAGGCTCGTATAGACAAGTTTCTGCCGTTGATTATGGGACAGAGTTGTTTCATCGATTCGCTGACGTATGATCAGCTCATAGACTCACTCCTGGTAGCCTATCCTGATACATTCGATATGGTCAAGGTTCTGAATGGAGTGATGTACGATTTTGATCAGGGGAGAAAGCTCACGAAGAATACTCCCGATCTCGATAGTGACTATTTCTACACCATAGCATCCGGCATTCAGCTCTTCAAGTATGACATTAAGGGTGCCGCACGAGACAAGTTTGTCCGTGCACTCGACAATGGTCCCGGATTTTCGGATCTGTTCTATCTTACCGGCCTGCTCTATCTCGAGGCCGACAGCACGGAGACTGGCTGCACCTACCTCGATGAAGCTCGTGAAGCTGGCCGATATGTGCCATTGTTTAGCGAATGTATCGAAGCTGATGAGCCATCTGACAGCACATCCGAGGATGAGTCTGAGGTCGACTAA
- a CDS encoding RidA family protein has translation MAKRIVSTEHAPAAIGAYSQAVVIDSGRLVFCSGQIAIDPATGKLLNGTVREQTERILVNLREVLDAADSSLDRVVKITVFLTDMDNFEEFNQAYAGFFTTDPPARATVEVSRLPKGAAIEMDAIAYI, from the coding sequence ATGGCTAAAAGGATCGTGTCGACTGAGCATGCGCCGGCTGCAATTGGAGCGTACTCACAGGCAGTTGTGATCGACTCGGGTCGACTGGTATTCTGCTCCGGACAAATAGCGATAGACCCGGCGACGGGAAAACTGCTCAATGGTACGGTGCGAGAGCAGACAGAGCGAATACTCGTGAATCTTCGGGAGGTTCTCGATGCCGCCGACTCCAGCCTCGACAGAGTGGTCAAAATTACCGTATTCCTGACCGACATGGATAATTTCGAGGAATTCAATCAGGCGTATGCCGGTTTCTTCACGACTGACCCACCGGCACGAGCCACTGTAGAAGTGAGCCGTCTTCCGAAGGGTGCGGCTATTGAAATGGACGCGATTGCATATATCTGA
- a CDS encoding NYN domain-containing protein, which translates to MAERRTGKLIRIGIFYDGSYFFKVSNFYKFGHRRKARLSFDGIHAFVRAKVAELEDVEEQYCHIIEAHYFRGRLSAQTASATDQLEKERIFDDVLIKTGILTHYLPLDETNYPRPVEKGVDVLLSVESLDLAYHRQFDVVVLVACDGDYVSLVKKLNGMGARVMLLGWDFSYEFDTESGSRRREQTRVSQSLINAVTYPMMLSRLIDDRTAQRDSLINGLFVG; encoded by the coding sequence ATGGCTGAACGCAGAACGGGCAAACTTATACGCATCGGGATATTCTATGACGGTAGTTATTTCTTCAAAGTAAGCAACTTCTATAAGTTCGGGCATCGAAGGAAAGCAAGATTATCATTTGACGGTATTCACGCATTTGTTCGCGCGAAAGTAGCAGAATTAGAGGATGTCGAAGAACAGTATTGCCACATTATTGAGGCCCACTATTTCCGTGGCAGATTATCGGCACAGACGGCTTCCGCCACAGATCAACTCGAAAAAGAGCGTATCTTCGACGATGTATTGATTAAGACAGGAATCCTGACTCACTATCTGCCGCTCGACGAGACCAACTATCCACGGCCGGTGGAAAAGGGCGTCGACGTTTTGCTATCTGTGGAGTCGCTCGATCTCGCCTATCATCGGCAGTTTGATGTTGTCGTACTTGTTGCGTGTGATGGTGACTACGTTTCGCTGGTCAAGAAACTCAACGGCATGGGGGCGCGCGTGATGCTGCTCGGTTGGGATTTCAGTTATGAGTTCGATACCGAGTCTGGAAGCAGAAGGCGTGAGCAGACAAGGGTCTCGCAGTCATTGATTAATGCCGTCACTTATCCCATGATGTTATCGAGGTTGATCGACGACAGGACAGCTCAACGCGATTCGCTCATAAATGGTCTGTTTGTCGGGTGA
- the kdsB gene encoding 3-deoxy-manno-octulosonate cytidylyltransferase — translation MKIVGVIPVRYDSQRFPGKALFKIAGRTVLEHVYERACRYSNFDRLIVATDDARIEECARDLGAECFISKKSHTCGSERAAEATARLKTDIVVNIQGDEVLLRPEMITAAVRAVRSDPSISCGTICHTIESDDDFANEDLVKVVIDRKNFAMYFSRSPIPNSGDRQIRLGHVGIYAFRKEALQRFARIKPTPYEKTERLEQLRLIESGMKIKVNLTKLKNFSLNREQDIPHIMKFLQQERR, via the coding sequence TTGAAGATTGTCGGCGTCATCCCGGTCCGCTACGATTCACAACGGTTCCCCGGAAAAGCCCTCTTCAAGATCGCAGGTAGAACTGTCCTCGAACATGTCTACGAACGAGCCTGTCGATACAGTAACTTCGATCGACTGATAGTCGCGACTGACGACGCCAGAATTGAAGAATGCGCCCGTGATCTTGGCGCCGAGTGTTTCATCTCGAAGAAAAGCCATACATGCGGTTCGGAGCGAGCCGCCGAAGCAACCGCCCGTCTGAAGACAGACATAGTCGTGAACATTCAGGGTGACGAGGTCCTCCTCCGTCCAGAGATGATAACTGCAGCCGTTAGAGCAGTTCGATCCGATCCCAGCATTTCGTGCGGGACTATCTGCCACACGATAGAATCTGACGACGATTTCGCAAACGAGGATCTTGTGAAAGTCGTAATAGATAGGAAGAACTTTGCGATGTACTTCTCGCGATCTCCAATTCCGAACTCGGGCGACCGGCAAATCAGATTGGGGCATGTCGGAATATATGCGTTCAGGAAAGAGGCGCTTCAGAGGTTTGCTCGCATCAAGCCGACTCCGTACGAGAAAACGGAACGTCTTGAACAACTGAGACTTATAGAATCGGGCATGAAAATAAAAGTCAACTTGACAAAACTCAAAAACTTTAGCTTAAATAGAGAGCAAGATATTCCACACATAATGAAATTCCTTCAACAGGAAAGAAGGTGA
- a CDS encoding CTP synthase yields the protein MRQQRTKYVFITGGVVSSLGKGIAASSLGLLLKKRGLTVSILKLDPYLNVDPGTMNPFQHGEVFVLDDGSETDLDLGHYERFISDNLTAANNVTTGAVYHTIITRERHGDYLGATVQVIPHVTNEIKARIRQVAQGPNPADVVISEIGGTVGDIESLPFLEAIRQLGLEEGPENVLYIHVTLVPYIESAGEVKTKPTQHSVKALREIGIQPNILICRSTKPIRADMREKIGLFCNVSPLAVVPGIDAETIYEVPILLHDEGFDDLVTQHLKLFCVPPDLSDWKKIVQRIKQPSKRVKIGICGKYTKLKDAYKSIIEAFVHAGVENDTAVDIEWVSSEKIMQNGAEIYLKGLDGMLVPGGFGDRGIEGKIEAIRYVRENNIPFLGICLGMQCAVIEFARTVAGIQKAHSYEFCEDTEHPVIHLMPDQKGVTDMGATMRLGQYPCVISPGSKSNAAYGKLEISERHRHRYEFNNAYREKLTECGLRIVGVSPDKRLVEIVELSDHPWFVGVQFHPELKSRPIAAHPLFRDFVGAAVKYHESALRTPLEAESKVESEK from the coding sequence GTGCGGCAGCAGAGGACAAAGTATGTGTTCATTACCGGCGGCGTGGTGTCGTCGCTCGGAAAGGGCATCGCAGCATCATCACTCGGACTACTACTAAAGAAACGCGGCCTGACGGTCAGCATACTCAAACTCGATCCGTATCTGAATGTCGACCCCGGCACCATGAATCCATTCCAGCATGGTGAAGTCTTTGTCCTGGATGACGGTTCGGAGACAGATCTTGATCTGGGCCACTATGAACGGTTCATCAGCGACAACCTGACCGCCGCCAACAATGTTACTACCGGCGCGGTCTATCACACGATTATCACTCGTGAGCGGCATGGCGACTACCTTGGCGCGACGGTGCAGGTGATTCCTCACGTTACAAACGAGATCAAGGCGAGAATCCGACAGGTGGCGCAGGGTCCCAACCCCGCCGATGTGGTCATCTCGGAAATCGGAGGAACCGTCGGTGATATCGAGTCGCTGCCGTTTCTTGAAGCCATAAGGCAGCTCGGTCTGGAAGAGGGTCCGGAAAATGTTCTGTACATACACGTCACTCTTGTTCCTTATATAGAGTCAGCAGGCGAAGTAAAGACTAAGCCGACTCAACACTCTGTTAAGGCTCTCCGCGAGATCGGAATTCAGCCGAATATCCTTATCTGCCGATCTACGAAACCTATTAGAGCCGATATGCGCGAGAAAATCGGCCTTTTCTGCAATGTCTCGCCACTGGCGGTTGTGCCCGGAATCGATGCCGAGACTATATATGAAGTACCGATTCTGCTGCACGACGAGGGCTTCGATGATCTGGTTACACAGCACTTGAAGCTGTTCTGTGTACCGCCGGATCTTTCGGATTGGAAGAAGATCGTACAAAGGATCAAGCAGCCGAGTAAGCGAGTCAAGATCGGAATATGTGGCAAATACACCAAGCTCAAAGATGCGTATAAGTCGATTATCGAGGCATTCGTGCATGCCGGCGTCGAGAACGATACCGCAGTAGATATAGAATGGGTATCATCCGAGAAGATCATGCAGAATGGCGCGGAGATATATCTCAAGGGATTGGATGGGATGCTGGTCCCGGGTGGATTTGGCGATCGCGGAATCGAGGGCAAGATCGAGGCAATTCGATATGTTCGGGAAAACAACATACCATTTCTCGGAATTTGCCTTGGGATGCAGTGCGCGGTAATTGAGTTCGCAAGGACAGTGGCGGGCATCCAGAAGGCCCACAGCTACGAATTTTGCGAAGACACGGAGCATCCGGTAATACACCTGATGCCCGATCAGAAGGGTGTCACGGACATGGGTGCCACGATGCGCCTTGGACAGTACCCCTGCGTGATCAGTCCGGGCAGCAAATCGAACGCGGCCTACGGTAAGCTGGAGATCTCCGAGCGTCACCGTCACCGCTATGAATTCAACAACGCTTACCGCGAGAAGCTCACTGAATGCGGTCTCAGGATTGTCGGTGTTTCGCCGGACAAGCGGCTCGTCGAAATTGTAGAGCTATCCGATCATCCCTGGTTTGTAGGTGTTCAGTTCCATCCCGAGCTCAAGTCCCGGCCAATCGCCGCTCATCCGCTCTTCAGAGATTTTGTCGGTGCGGCAGTCAAATACCACGAATCAGCTCTGAGAACTCCATTGGAAGCTGAGTCGAAGGTCGAATCTGAGAAGTGA
- the gatC gene encoding Asp-tRNA(Asn)/Glu-tRNA(Gln) amidotransferase subunit GatC has protein sequence MAVSSEEIRHIAELAKLKLTPEEIARFQVDLSAILDYVDQLRQVDTTGVTVSGTSAQIENVFREDTVENSLPIDKALENAPEVKNGMFSVPKVIDS, from the coding sequence ATGGCAGTATCGAGTGAAGAGATCAGACATATAGCTGAATTGGCAAAACTGAAATTGACTCCCGAAGAAATCGCGAGATTCCAGGTTGATCTGTCGGCAATTCTCGACTATGTGGATCAGTTGCGGCAGGTCGATACAACCGGAGTGACTGTGTCAGGAACATCAGCACAGATTGAGAATGTCTTTCGTGAAGATACAGTCGAGAACTCGTTGCCGATCGATAAGGCTCTTGAGAATGCTCCAGAAGTCAAGAACGGCATGTTTTCAGTCCCGAAAGTGATCGACAGTTGA
- a CDS encoding HD-GYP domain-containing protein produces MIDTILDFDLFIRLGRDMVLYRSKLLPFTERTRQKLMGNNVMQLFVPVTAKGEYQRYIETNLSRIVQDPLIEEEKKAAIVYDASKALVKDVLANPNLGENIHRSQSLVSTQVSYVLSGREAFLNLMRITSFDYYTYTHSVNVCTFAIALANQLGITNSDELKTLGQGALLHDVGKSRISERILKKKSSLNNAEIEIIRKHPRWGQEILKESDIIPETAYYPVLQHHERIDGSGYPYGVAGHEIHDFGKIVAICDVFDALTTRRVYQNAMGSYPALKEMYNKGAAYDERFLREFTVLMGPDNYMSKK; encoded by the coding sequence ATGATCGATACCATTCTCGATTTCGATCTCTTCATACGGCTCGGCCGCGATATGGTGCTCTATCGATCAAAGTTACTGCCGTTTACCGAAAGAACCAGGCAGAAGCTTATGGGAAATAACGTCATGCAGCTCTTTGTGCCCGTAACTGCCAAAGGGGAATATCAGAGATATATCGAAACGAACCTGAGTAGAATAGTGCAGGATCCTCTCATAGAAGAGGAGAAGAAAGCGGCGATCGTATATGACGCATCCAAGGCATTGGTCAAGGATGTGCTGGCCAATCCCAACCTCGGCGAAAACATACACCGATCCCAATCACTGGTGTCAACGCAGGTCTCCTATGTTCTAAGCGGGCGGGAGGCTTTCTTGAATCTGATGAGGATCACATCATTCGACTATTACACTTACACCCATTCGGTCAATGTCTGCACTTTTGCCATTGCCCTTGCGAATCAACTCGGGATTACGAACAGCGATGAACTAAAGACACTTGGCCAGGGTGCTCTACTTCACGATGTCGGGAAGTCAAGAATCTCTGAGAGAATACTAAAGAAGAAGTCGTCGCTTAATAATGCCGAAATCGAGATCATCAGGAAACACCCGAGGTGGGGTCAGGAGATTCTGAAGGAGTCGGATATTATACCGGAAACCGCATATTACCCCGTACTCCAGCATCATGAGAGAATCGATGGCTCCGGCTATCCGTACGGCGTTGCAGGTCATGAAATTCACGATTTTGGCAAGATTGTGGCCATCTGTGATGTATTTGATGCCCTTACTACAAGGAGGGTCTATCAAAATGCGATGGGTAGCTACCCGGCTTTGAAAGAGATGTACAACAAGGGCGCGGCGTACGACGAGAGATTCCTCCGAGAATTCACCGTACTAATGGGTCCCGATAACTACATGTCGAAAAAATGA
- the mltG gene encoding endolytic transglycosylase MltG gives MKSIRVILVVLLIIAILSAAYIVIWFATHPLSGSESASLFIHPGDTGTQVAKCADSLGLVSSVRSLRILSILTGLDKKLRVGRYDFTPDHSRLDIYRMLRDGKAVSIKVTIPEGLTLKRILSILADSTHSSHDEFRRLAADTAFIETLGFHTESLEGYLFPETYLIPWGAPPPYTVKAVTDNLNNFLVDSLKNRMREIHFSLHETLTLASLIESEARDGEERELISSVYHNRLRQGMLLQCDPTVIYALGGLDRALLLTDLEIDSPYNTYKYSGLPPGPICSPGSASLLAALYPAETRFLFFVADGSGKHIFSETLQQHNTARSRVKANR, from the coding sequence ATGAAATCCATCAGAGTGATCCTCGTGGTTTTGCTGATAATCGCAATCCTATCAGCCGCCTATATTGTCATATGGTTCGCTACTCACCCGTTATCCGGGTCAGAATCCGCCAGCCTGTTCATTCATCCCGGCGATACAGGGACTCAAGTCGCGAAGTGCGCGGACAGCCTTGGACTGGTTTCCTCCGTCAGAAGTCTCAGGATTCTCAGTATCCTGACAGGCTTGGACAAGAAGCTGCGAGTCGGCCGGTACGATTTCACGCCGGATCACTCACGCCTTGATATCTACAGGATGCTCAGAGATGGGAAGGCGGTTTCGATTAAGGTGACGATCCCGGAAGGACTGACGCTGAAGCGGATTCTCTCAATCCTCGCCGATTCCACTCACAGCAGTCACGATGAGTTCCGCAGGCTTGCGGCGGACACTGCATTTATTGAGACACTTGGATTTCATACTGAATCACTCGAGGGCTATCTCTTCCCCGAAACCTATCTGATACCCTGGGGCGCTCCTCCGCCGTACACTGTCAAGGCAGTTACCGACAACCTAAACAACTTTCTGGTCGACTCGCTCAAGAATCGAATGCGGGAGATCCATTTCAGTTTGCATGAGACTTTGACGCTGGCATCGTTGATCGAGTCTGAAGCGCGCGATGGCGAGGAACGTGAGCTTATATCCTCCGTCTACCATAACAGACTCAGACAAGGAATGCTGCTGCAATGCGACCCGACTGTGATCTATGCGCTGGGTGGATTAGACAGAGCTCTACTCCTCACGGATCTGGAAATCGACTCGCCTTACAATACATATAAGTACTCCGGACTGCCTCCGGGTCCTATCTGCTCTCCGGGGTCAGCATCGCTTTTGGCCGCTCTTTATCCGGCTGAAACGAGGTTTCTATTCTTCGTTGCCGACGGTTCAGGCAAGCACATCTTCTCGGAAACACTGCAACAACATAATACAGCAAGAAGCAGAGTTAAAGCAAATCGATGA
- the ruvX gene encoding Holliday junction resolvase RuvX, whose protein sequence is MNETAAFLLARFDLRGKAVYIDIMARALAIDYGRRRIGLAYSDPDQIIISHRETILITGMNDAVRKLSQYIEQHEIGEVVIGFPFREDGSAGELGAEIEYLKSALSKKLPGLTIEFADERYTSYLGAKIVHLSGKKIGDDKGRVDAAAAGIILEDFMNRDRGER, encoded by the coding sequence GTGAACGAGACTGCAGCTTTTTTGCTCGCAAGGTTTGACTTGAGGGGCAAAGCCGTATATATAGACATCATGGCTAGAGCGCTTGCGATAGATTATGGGAGAAGAAGAATCGGCCTTGCGTATTCAGATCCGGATCAAATAATAATCTCTCATCGTGAGACAATTCTGATAACCGGTATGAACGATGCGGTCAGGAAATTGTCTCAATATATTGAGCAGCATGAAATCGGCGAAGTTGTGATCGGTTTCCCGTTCAGGGAGGATGGCAGCGCAGGCGAGTTGGGCGCTGAGATCGAATACTTGAAATCGGCTCTGTCGAAGAAACTGCCGGGACTGACGATTGAATTTGCAGATGAGCGGTATACATCGTATTTGGGCGCCAAAATTGTTCATCTGAGTGGAAAGAAAATAGGCGACGATAAGGGCAGAGTAGATGCGGCGGCGGCCGGTATTATACTTGAAGACTTCATGAATCGAGACCGAGGCGAGCGTTAG